In one Cyprinus carpio isolate SPL01 chromosome B2, ASM1834038v1, whole genome shotgun sequence genomic region, the following are encoded:
- the LOC109071429 gene encoding pituitary adenylate cyclase-activating polypeptide type I receptor-like isoform X3 has translation MHRHATRETFLVLFLIISLMWPIHSEISNCVIKREEERCLARIALHDPKDDEKFECPWEWDNLTCWEAASVGKVVEVSCPELFEFMSPEEGLGKISRNCTEFGWSEPYPHYVDACMIDDNTTKPDMYYASVKALYTVGYSTSLVSLTTAMVILCRFRKLHCTRNFIHMNLFVSFILRAISVFIKDGVLYAEEDSDHCFIHTVGCKAVMVFFHYCVMSNYFWLFIEGLYLFTLLVETFFPERRYFYWYTIIGWGTPTICVTIWAVLRLHFDDSGCWDMNDNTALWWVIKGPVVASIMINFVLFIGIIIILVQKLQSPDIGGNESSIYLRLARSTLLLIPLFGIHYTVFAFSPEDFSKRERLVFELGLGSFQGFVVAVLYCFLNGEFLPKGAVGDKEEMEELDGEQVLCCGPEAAASPFASEQWGERGDAAVHPQQEQLTDTHVQPSGRDGQPQPAHLSA, from the exons ATGCATAGACACGCAACAAGAGAGACCTTCCTCgtcctcttcctcatcatcagCCTG ATGTGGCCCATACATTCAGAGATCTCCAACTGCGTCATCAAACGTGAGGAGGAGAGATGCTTGGCTCGGATTGCCCTGCACGATCCTAAAGATGACGAAAAGTTTG AGTGTCCGTGGGAGTGGGACAATCTGACCTGCTGGGAGGCGGCCAGTGTCGGCAAGGTCGTTGAGGTCAGCTGTCCCGAGCTCTTCGAGTTCATGAGTCCAGAGGAAG GGCTTGGCAAGATCAGCAGAAACTGTACAGAGTTCGGTTGGTCTGAACCGTATCCGCACTATGTTGATGCCTGTATGATTGATGACAACACAACCAAACCT GACATGTACTATGCGTCTGTGAAAGCTCTCTATACGGTGGGATACAGCACATCTCTGGTGTCTCTGACCACAGCTATGGTCATTCTGTGCCGCTTCCG GAAGCTTCACTGCACCAGGAACTTCATCCACATGAACCTGTTTGTGTCCTTCATACTGAGAGCCATCTCTGTGTTCATTAAAGACGGGGTCCTGTATGCTGAGGAGGACAGCGACCACTGCTTCATTCATACT GTGGGGTGTAAGGCAGTGATGGTCTTCTTCCATTACTGTGTGATGTCAAACTACTTCTGGCTCTTCATCGAAGGTCTCTATCTCTTCACGCTTCTGGTGGAAACCTTCTTTCCTGAAAGACGCTACTTCTACTGGTACACCATCATCGGCTGGG GAACGCCCACCATTTGTGTGACCATATGGGCCGTTCTGCGCCTTCATTTTGATGATTCTGG TTGCTGGGACATGAATGATAATACTGCCCTCTGGTGGGTAATCAAGGGACCCGTTGTGGCATCGATCATG ATTAATTTTGTCCTCTTCATTGGAATCATCATAATCTTGGTGCAGAAGCTGCAGTCTCCAGACATTGGCGGGAACGAGTCCAGCATCTACCT GCGTCTGGCGCGCTCCACCCTGCTCCTCATCCCTCTGTTTGGAATCCACTACACTGTTTTTGCCTTCTCCCCGGAGGATTTCAGCAAGCGGGAGCGACTGGTCTTTGAGCTGGGACTGGGCTCCTTCCAG GGCTTTGTGGTTGCTGTGTTGTACTGCTTTCTGAATGGAGAG TTTCTCCCTAAAGGTGCAGTCGGAGATAAAGAGGAAATGGAGGAGTTGGACGGTGAACAGGTACTTTGCTGTGGACCTGAAGCAGCAGCGTCACCCTTCGCTAGCGAGCAGTGGGGTGAACGGGGGGACGCAGCTGTCCATCCTCAGCAAGAGCAGCTCACAGATACGCATGTCCAGCCCTCTGGCCGAGACGGTCAACCTCAACCTGCCCACCTGAGCGCCTGA
- the LOC109071429 gene encoding pituitary adenylate cyclase-activating polypeptide type I receptor-like isoform X1 gives MHRHATRETFLVLFLIISLMWPIHSEISNCVIKREEERCLARIALHDPKDDEKFECPWEWDNLTCWEAASVGKVVEVSCPELFEFMSPEEGLGKISRNCTEFGWSEPYPHYVDACMIDDNTTKPDMYYASVKALYTVGYSTSLVSLTTAMVILCRFRKLHCTRNFIHMNLFVSFILRAISVFIKDGVLYAEEDSDHCFIHTVGCKAVMVFFHYCVMSNYFWLFIEGLYLFTLLVETFFPERRYFYWYTIIGWGTPTICVTIWAVLRLHFDDSGCWDMNDNTALWWVIKGPVVASIMINFVLFIGIIIILVQKLQSPDIGGNESSIYLSCAQKCFSEPAQAAQHSCRMSELSTITLRLARSTLLLIPLFGIHYTVFAFSPEDFSKRERLVFELGLGSFQGFVVAVLYCFLNGEFLPKGAVGDKEEMEELDGEQVLCCGPEAAASPFASEQWGERGDAAVHPQQEQLTDTHVQPSGRDGQPQPAHLSA, from the exons ATGCATAGACACGCAACAAGAGAGACCTTCCTCgtcctcttcctcatcatcagCCTG ATGTGGCCCATACATTCAGAGATCTCCAACTGCGTCATCAAACGTGAGGAGGAGAGATGCTTGGCTCGGATTGCCCTGCACGATCCTAAAGATGACGAAAAGTTTG AGTGTCCGTGGGAGTGGGACAATCTGACCTGCTGGGAGGCGGCCAGTGTCGGCAAGGTCGTTGAGGTCAGCTGTCCCGAGCTCTTCGAGTTCATGAGTCCAGAGGAAG GGCTTGGCAAGATCAGCAGAAACTGTACAGAGTTCGGTTGGTCTGAACCGTATCCGCACTATGTTGATGCCTGTATGATTGATGACAACACAACCAAACCT GACATGTACTATGCGTCTGTGAAAGCTCTCTATACGGTGGGATACAGCACATCTCTGGTGTCTCTGACCACAGCTATGGTCATTCTGTGCCGCTTCCG GAAGCTTCACTGCACCAGGAACTTCATCCACATGAACCTGTTTGTGTCCTTCATACTGAGAGCCATCTCTGTGTTCATTAAAGACGGGGTCCTGTATGCTGAGGAGGACAGCGACCACTGCTTCATTCATACT GTGGGGTGTAAGGCAGTGATGGTCTTCTTCCATTACTGTGTGATGTCAAACTACTTCTGGCTCTTCATCGAAGGTCTCTATCTCTTCACGCTTCTGGTGGAAACCTTCTTTCCTGAAAGACGCTACTTCTACTGGTACACCATCATCGGCTGGG GAACGCCCACCATTTGTGTGACCATATGGGCCGTTCTGCGCCTTCATTTTGATGATTCTGG TTGCTGGGACATGAATGATAATACTGCCCTCTGGTGGGTAATCAAGGGACCCGTTGTGGCATCGATCATG ATTAATTTTGTCCTCTTCATTGGAATCATCATAATCTTGGTGCAGAAGCTGCAGTCTCCAGACATTGGCGGGAACGAGTCCAGCATCTACCT CAGCTGTGCACAGAAATGCTTCAGTGAGCCCGCACAGGCCGCCCAGCATTCGTGCAGGATGTCAGAGCTTTCTACCATCAcgct GCGTCTGGCGCGCTCCACCCTGCTCCTCATCCCTCTGTTTGGAATCCACTACACTGTTTTTGCCTTCTCCCCGGAGGATTTCAGCAAGCGGGAGCGACTGGTCTTTGAGCTGGGACTGGGCTCCTTCCAG GGCTTTGTGGTTGCTGTGTTGTACTGCTTTCTGAATGGAGAG TTTCTCCCTAAAGGTGCAGTCGGAGATAAAGAGGAAATGGAGGAGTTGGACGGTGAACAGGTACTTTGCTGTGGACCTGAAGCAGCAGCGTCACCCTTCGCTAGCGAGCAGTGGGGTGAACGGGGGGACGCAGCTGTCCATCCTCAGCAAGAGCAGCTCACAGATACGCATGTCCAGCCCTCTGGCCGAGACGGTCAACCTCAACCTGCCCACCTGAGCGCCTGA
- the LOC109071429 gene encoding pituitary adenylate cyclase-activating polypeptide type I receptor-like isoform X2, with translation MHRHATRETFLVLFLIISLMWPIHSEISNCVIKREEERCLARIALHDPKDDEKFECPWEWDNLTCWEAASVGKVVEVSCPELFEFMSPEEGLGKISRNCTEFGWSEPYPHYVDACMIDDNTTKPDMYYASVKALYTVGYSTSLVSLTTAMVILCRFRKLHCTRNFIHMNLFVSFILRAISVFIKDGVLYAEEDSDHCFIHTVGCKAVMVFFHYCVMSNYFWLFIEGLYLFTLLVETFFPERRYFYWYTIIGWGTPTICVTIWAVLRLHFDDSGCWDMNDNTALWWVIKGPVVASIMINFVLFIGIIIILVQKLQSPDIGGNESSIYLSCAQKCFSEPAQAAQHSCRMSELSTITLRLARSTLLLIPLFGIHYTVFAFSPEDFSKRERLVFELGLGSFQGFVVAVLYCFLNGEVQSEIKRKWRSWTVNRYFAVDLKQQRHPSLASSGVNGGTQLSILSKSSSQIRMSSPLAETVNLNLPT, from the exons ATGCATAGACACGCAACAAGAGAGACCTTCCTCgtcctcttcctcatcatcagCCTG ATGTGGCCCATACATTCAGAGATCTCCAACTGCGTCATCAAACGTGAGGAGGAGAGATGCTTGGCTCGGATTGCCCTGCACGATCCTAAAGATGACGAAAAGTTTG AGTGTCCGTGGGAGTGGGACAATCTGACCTGCTGGGAGGCGGCCAGTGTCGGCAAGGTCGTTGAGGTCAGCTGTCCCGAGCTCTTCGAGTTCATGAGTCCAGAGGAAG GGCTTGGCAAGATCAGCAGAAACTGTACAGAGTTCGGTTGGTCTGAACCGTATCCGCACTATGTTGATGCCTGTATGATTGATGACAACACAACCAAACCT GACATGTACTATGCGTCTGTGAAAGCTCTCTATACGGTGGGATACAGCACATCTCTGGTGTCTCTGACCACAGCTATGGTCATTCTGTGCCGCTTCCG GAAGCTTCACTGCACCAGGAACTTCATCCACATGAACCTGTTTGTGTCCTTCATACTGAGAGCCATCTCTGTGTTCATTAAAGACGGGGTCCTGTATGCTGAGGAGGACAGCGACCACTGCTTCATTCATACT GTGGGGTGTAAGGCAGTGATGGTCTTCTTCCATTACTGTGTGATGTCAAACTACTTCTGGCTCTTCATCGAAGGTCTCTATCTCTTCACGCTTCTGGTGGAAACCTTCTTTCCTGAAAGACGCTACTTCTACTGGTACACCATCATCGGCTGGG GAACGCCCACCATTTGTGTGACCATATGGGCCGTTCTGCGCCTTCATTTTGATGATTCTGG TTGCTGGGACATGAATGATAATACTGCCCTCTGGTGGGTAATCAAGGGACCCGTTGTGGCATCGATCATG ATTAATTTTGTCCTCTTCATTGGAATCATCATAATCTTGGTGCAGAAGCTGCAGTCTCCAGACATTGGCGGGAACGAGTCCAGCATCTACCT CAGCTGTGCACAGAAATGCTTCAGTGAGCCCGCACAGGCCGCCCAGCATTCGTGCAGGATGTCAGAGCTTTCTACCATCAcgct GCGTCTGGCGCGCTCCACCCTGCTCCTCATCCCTCTGTTTGGAATCCACTACACTGTTTTTGCCTTCTCCCCGGAGGATTTCAGCAAGCGGGAGCGACTGGTCTTTGAGCTGGGACTGGGCTCCTTCCAG GGCTTTGTGGTTGCTGTGTTGTACTGCTTTCTGAATGGAGAG GTGCAGTCGGAGATAAAGAGGAAATGGAGGAGTTGGACGGTGAACAGGTACTTTGCTGTGGACCTGAAGCAGCAGCGTCACCCTTCGCTAGCGAGCAGTGGGGTGAACGGGGGGACGCAGCTGTCCATCCTCAGCAAGAGCAGCTCACAGATACGCATGTCCAGCCCTCTGGCCGAGACGGTCAACCTCAACCTGCCCACCTGA
- the LOC109071429 gene encoding pituitary adenylate cyclase-activating polypeptide type I receptor-like isoform X4 — MHRHATRETFLVLFLIISLMWPIHSEISNCVIKREEERCLARIALHDPKDDEKFECPWEWDNLTCWEAASVGKVVEVSCPELFEFMSPEEGLGKISRNCTEFGWSEPYPHYVDACMIDDNTTKPDMYYASVKALYTVGYSTSLVSLTTAMVILCRFRKLHCTRNFIHMNLFVSFILRAISVFIKDGVLYAEEDSDHCFIHTVGCKAVMVFFHYCVMSNYFWLFIEGLYLFTLLVETFFPERRYFYWYTIIGWGTPTICVTIWAVLRLHFDDSGCWDMNDNTALWWVIKGPVVASIMINFVLFIGIIIILVQKLQSPDIGGNESSIYLRLARSTLLLIPLFGIHYTVFAFSPEDFSKRERLVFELGLGSFQGFVVAVLYCFLNGEVQSEIKRKWRSWTVNRYFAVDLKQQRHPSLASSGVNGGTQLSILSKSSSQIRMSSPLAETVNLNLPT, encoded by the exons ATGCATAGACACGCAACAAGAGAGACCTTCCTCgtcctcttcctcatcatcagCCTG ATGTGGCCCATACATTCAGAGATCTCCAACTGCGTCATCAAACGTGAGGAGGAGAGATGCTTGGCTCGGATTGCCCTGCACGATCCTAAAGATGACGAAAAGTTTG AGTGTCCGTGGGAGTGGGACAATCTGACCTGCTGGGAGGCGGCCAGTGTCGGCAAGGTCGTTGAGGTCAGCTGTCCCGAGCTCTTCGAGTTCATGAGTCCAGAGGAAG GGCTTGGCAAGATCAGCAGAAACTGTACAGAGTTCGGTTGGTCTGAACCGTATCCGCACTATGTTGATGCCTGTATGATTGATGACAACACAACCAAACCT GACATGTACTATGCGTCTGTGAAAGCTCTCTATACGGTGGGATACAGCACATCTCTGGTGTCTCTGACCACAGCTATGGTCATTCTGTGCCGCTTCCG GAAGCTTCACTGCACCAGGAACTTCATCCACATGAACCTGTTTGTGTCCTTCATACTGAGAGCCATCTCTGTGTTCATTAAAGACGGGGTCCTGTATGCTGAGGAGGACAGCGACCACTGCTTCATTCATACT GTGGGGTGTAAGGCAGTGATGGTCTTCTTCCATTACTGTGTGATGTCAAACTACTTCTGGCTCTTCATCGAAGGTCTCTATCTCTTCACGCTTCTGGTGGAAACCTTCTTTCCTGAAAGACGCTACTTCTACTGGTACACCATCATCGGCTGGG GAACGCCCACCATTTGTGTGACCATATGGGCCGTTCTGCGCCTTCATTTTGATGATTCTGG TTGCTGGGACATGAATGATAATACTGCCCTCTGGTGGGTAATCAAGGGACCCGTTGTGGCATCGATCATG ATTAATTTTGTCCTCTTCATTGGAATCATCATAATCTTGGTGCAGAAGCTGCAGTCTCCAGACATTGGCGGGAACGAGTCCAGCATCTACCT GCGTCTGGCGCGCTCCACCCTGCTCCTCATCCCTCTGTTTGGAATCCACTACACTGTTTTTGCCTTCTCCCCGGAGGATTTCAGCAAGCGGGAGCGACTGGTCTTTGAGCTGGGACTGGGCTCCTTCCAG GGCTTTGTGGTTGCTGTGTTGTACTGCTTTCTGAATGGAGAG GTGCAGTCGGAGATAAAGAGGAAATGGAGGAGTTGGACGGTGAACAGGTACTTTGCTGTGGACCTGAAGCAGCAGCGTCACCCTTCGCTAGCGAGCAGTGGGGTGAACGGGGGGACGCAGCTGTCCATCCTCAGCAAGAGCAGCTCACAGATACGCATGTCCAGCCCTCTGGCCGAGACGGTCAACCTCAACCTGCCCACCTGA